A part of Liolophura sinensis isolate JHLJ2023 chromosome 1, CUHK_Ljap_v2, whole genome shotgun sequence genomic DNA contains:
- the LOC135482262 gene encoding uncharacterized protein LOC135482262 isoform X1, which yields MYEPLDLVKVRKDQRRAAALLGYSADLQLVRRHRHSYLPSNYWGKPNDVAPSVKPNISFIREDLQGLYLPANKSHGNDANDVNDTRQSTSVPPNSPGVLGNHQARIAKTRKGITMSQPLAVLKETQHCTQQETWNSSQNLSEDVGKSGRRLRLEAGHRSNTFSKTDSSERHLSQRLNPWAPGDGREDNDMSNNKIQQQVTIHIPGQDGSQGHVTVKKLNYGGDVLPPLVSIHSSVSTSRNPLSKDNHFLYHHTLGDQQPNLPHSDSNLSNASVALSKSPPFHVLSVDRNGRNDLVASPVDPSRSSRLYTGHVKPKRSKPKVPDSKTTYGQSSSDQYQNLESFGIVSTNGDSNDNPPGVLSESDYSSVSASPGPSLEDTGAFSDAWEEESLTEAVNTLVQYSPVPAPPVKIPTMTQVVQRFKPLKKPKVVRSCDSNINIHRQAYLAALSVARSHQMPKDLSLLSRRFTRPFEFSYFRHIPHQKPCRCVECREQRISNSVTPRKVKAKKLSPMKAIFGNVRVEDYYPRRPVA from the exons ATGTATGAACCACTGGACTTGGTCAAAGTAAGAAAGGATCAGCGTAGAGCTGCTGCTCTATTGGGATATTCTGCAGATCTTCAACTA GTAAGAAGACATAGACACTCCTACCTACCAAGCAACTACTGGGGGAAGCCAAATGATGTAGCACCCAGTGTGAAACCAAACATCTCTTTCATTCGAGAAGACTTACAGGGCTTGTATCTTCCAGCAAACAAAAGCCATGGCAATGATGCCAATGATGTCAATGATACCAGGCAAAGCACATCAGTTCCACCAAACAGCCCAGGTGTCCTTGGAAACCATCAGGCAAGAATTGCCAAGACAAGGAAAGGGATTACCATGAGTCAGCCACTGGCTGTTTTGAAGGAAACCCAACACTGCACTCAACAAGAGACATGGAACAGTTCACAAAACCTCTCAGAAGATGTTGGGAAATCTGGTAGACGTCTGAGACTGGAAGCTGGTCACAGATCAAATACGTTCTCAAAAACTGACAGCTCTGAGAGACATCTGTCACAGAGACTAAATCCATGGGCTCCTGGAGATGGAAGAGAAGACAATGACATGTCCAACAACAAAATACAACAGCAAGTGACCATTCACATCCCCGGTCAAGATGGATCTCAAGGtcatgtaactgtgaaaaagcTAAACTATGGAGGTGATGTGTTACCTCCTCTTGTTTCCATACACAGCTCTGTTTCAACATCACGCAATCCTCTGTCAAAAGACAATCATTTCCTTTATCATCACACTCTAGGAGACCAGCAACCAAACCTTCCCCACTCAGACTCCAACCTGTCCAATGCCTCTGTCGCCCTTTCCAAGTCACCTCCATTCCACGTTCTGTCTGTGGATAGGAATGGCCGAAATGACCTGGTTGCATCACCAGTGGACCCAAGCAGGAGCAGTAGACTTTACACAGGTCATGTTAAGCCTAAGCGCTCAAAGCCAAAGGTACCAGATTCTAAAACCACTTATGGACAGTCCAGCAGCGATCAGTATCAGAACCTGGAAAGTTTTGGCATAGTTAGTACCAATGGTGACAGTAATGATAATCCACCAGGTGTCTTGTCTGAGAGTGATTACTCTTCAGTGTCAGCATCACCAGGTCCAAGTCTTGAGGACACAGGTGCTTTCAGTGATGCATGGGAAGAAGAGAGTCTTACAGAAGCTGTGAACACTTTAGTACAGTATAGCCCAGTCCCAGCTCCTCCAGTAAAGATCCCTACAATGACTCAGGTTGTACAGCGATTCAAACCACTCAAGAAACCAAAAGTGGTTAGATCCTGTGACAGCAATATAAATATTCACCGACAGGCTTACCTAGCCGCGCTATCTGTGGCTCGAAGTCATCAGATGCCCAAAGACTTATCCCTTCTGTCCAGACGTTTCACACGGCCATTTGAGTTCTCCTACTTCCGACACATTCCCCACCAGAAACCCTGTCGCTGTGTAGAATGTCGTGAACAGCGGATCAGTAACTCAGTTACTCCTAGAAAGGTTAAGGCTAAGAAACTTTCCCCAATGAAGGCCATATTTGGTAATGTTAGGGTGGAAGATTATTACCCTCGCAGACCTGTTGCTTGA
- the LOC135482262 gene encoding uncharacterized protein LOC135482262 isoform X2 — translation MSSDLSVTVALLLRAVHTQDHHPQVRRHRHSYLPSNYWGKPNDVAPSVKPNISFIREDLQGLYLPANKSHGNDANDVNDTRQSTSVPPNSPGVLGNHQARIAKTRKGITMSQPLAVLKETQHCTQQETWNSSQNLSEDVGKSGRRLRLEAGHRSNTFSKTDSSERHLSQRLNPWAPGDGREDNDMSNNKIQQQVTIHIPGQDGSQGHVTVKKLNYGGDVLPPLVSIHSSVSTSRNPLSKDNHFLYHHTLGDQQPNLPHSDSNLSNASVALSKSPPFHVLSVDRNGRNDLVASPVDPSRSSRLYTGHVKPKRSKPKVPDSKTTYGQSSSDQYQNLESFGIVSTNGDSNDNPPGVLSESDYSSVSASPGPSLEDTGAFSDAWEEESLTEAVNTLVQYSPVPAPPVKIPTMTQVVQRFKPLKKPKVVRSCDSNINIHRQAYLAALSVARSHQMPKDLSLLSRRFTRPFEFSYFRHIPHQKPCRCVECREQRISNSVTPRKVKAKKLSPMKAIFGNVRVEDYYPRRPVA, via the exons ATGTCCTCAGACCTGTCAGTGACAGTGGCCTTACTCCTGAGGGCTGTCCACACTCAGGATCACCATCCTCAG GTAAGAAGACATAGACACTCCTACCTACCAAGCAACTACTGGGGGAAGCCAAATGATGTAGCACCCAGTGTGAAACCAAACATCTCTTTCATTCGAGAAGACTTACAGGGCTTGTATCTTCCAGCAAACAAAAGCCATGGCAATGATGCCAATGATGTCAATGATACCAGGCAAAGCACATCAGTTCCACCAAACAGCCCAGGTGTCCTTGGAAACCATCAGGCAAGAATTGCCAAGACAAGGAAAGGGATTACCATGAGTCAGCCACTGGCTGTTTTGAAGGAAACCCAACACTGCACTCAACAAGAGACATGGAACAGTTCACAAAACCTCTCAGAAGATGTTGGGAAATCTGGTAGACGTCTGAGACTGGAAGCTGGTCACAGATCAAATACGTTCTCAAAAACTGACAGCTCTGAGAGACATCTGTCACAGAGACTAAATCCATGGGCTCCTGGAGATGGAAGAGAAGACAATGACATGTCCAACAACAAAATACAACAGCAAGTGACCATTCACATCCCCGGTCAAGATGGATCTCAAGGtcatgtaactgtgaaaaagcTAAACTATGGAGGTGATGTGTTACCTCCTCTTGTTTCCATACACAGCTCTGTTTCAACATCACGCAATCCTCTGTCAAAAGACAATCATTTCCTTTATCATCACACTCTAGGAGACCAGCAACCAAACCTTCCCCACTCAGACTCCAACCTGTCCAATGCCTCTGTCGCCCTTTCCAAGTCACCTCCATTCCACGTTCTGTCTGTGGATAGGAATGGCCGAAATGACCTGGTTGCATCACCAGTGGACCCAAGCAGGAGCAGTAGACTTTACACAGGTCATGTTAAGCCTAAGCGCTCAAAGCCAAAGGTACCAGATTCTAAAACCACTTATGGACAGTCCAGCAGCGATCAGTATCAGAACCTGGAAAGTTTTGGCATAGTTAGTACCAATGGTGACAGTAATGATAATCCACCAGGTGTCTTGTCTGAGAGTGATTACTCTTCAGTGTCAGCATCACCAGGTCCAAGTCTTGAGGACACAGGTGCTTTCAGTGATGCATGGGAAGAAGAGAGTCTTACAGAAGCTGTGAACACTTTAGTACAGTATAGCCCAGTCCCAGCTCCTCCAGTAAAGATCCCTACAATGACTCAGGTTGTACAGCGATTCAAACCACTCAAGAAACCAAAAGTGGTTAGATCCTGTGACAGCAATATAAATATTCACCGACAGGCTTACCTAGCCGCGCTATCTGTGGCTCGAAGTCATCAGATGCCCAAAGACTTATCCCTTCTGTCCAGACGTTTCACACGGCCATTTGAGTTCTCCTACTTCCGACACATTCCCCACCAGAAACCCTGTCGCTGTGTAGAATGTCGTGAACAGCGGATCAGTAACTCAGTTACTCCTAGAAAGGTTAAGGCTAAGAAACTTTCCCCAATGAAGGCCATATTTGGTAATGTTAGGGTGGAAGATTATTACCCTCGCAGACCTGTTGCTTGA